One region of Exiguobacterium acetylicum genomic DNA includes:
- a CDS encoding carbohydrate ABC transporter permease, whose product MIPKEKPVVVTGKEARFSPIASPEKRRKKFTFQWGLATVLTLLGLCFLLPFFWMILSSVKTDAEILALPLTIWPKELTFEHYVNLFVNLNFLTYLKNTLLIVLASFFGLLLTAMAGYGFAKFRFKGSKLLFIGVLATMMIPGQVTMIPVYLMLNQMGLTNTMTGIVLPGLVGAFGVFLFRQFMTTIPDELLEASRLDGASEWRIFFSIVLPMSKPILAVQGILTFIGAWNSFLWPLIIANDESLYTLSVGLALLQGQHGGNYGLQMAGATFMVIPIIIIFMIFQKYIIEGYNISGMK is encoded by the coding sequence ATGATTCCAAAAGAAAAACCCGTGGTTGTAACAGGCAAGGAAGCTCGATTTTCGCCAATCGCGAGTCCGGAGAAAAGACGAAAAAAGTTTACTTTTCAATGGGGTCTTGCAACGGTATTGACGTTACTAGGTCTTTGTTTTCTCTTACCGTTTTTTTGGATGATTCTTTCTTCTGTTAAAACGGATGCGGAAATATTAGCACTTCCGCTAACAATTTGGCCAAAGGAATTGACTTTTGAACATTACGTTAATTTATTCGTAAATTTAAACTTTTTAACCTATTTGAAAAACACACTTTTGATCGTATTAGCATCATTTTTTGGTCTACTCTTAACAGCGATGGCTGGTTATGGATTTGCCAAATTTCGTTTTAAAGGGAGTAAGTTGCTATTCATCGGAGTACTCGCCACGATGATGATTCCGGGGCAAGTAACGATGATCCCAGTCTATTTAATGCTTAATCAAATGGGATTAACGAATACGATGACAGGAATCGTTTTACCTGGATTAGTTGGTGCGTTCGGCGTATTCCTATTTCGCCAATTCATGACGACGATTCCAGATGAGCTGCTAGAAGCATCTCGACTAGATGGAGCAAGCGAATGGCGAATTTTCTTCTCAATCGTTCTTCCGATGTCAAAACCTATTCTAGCGGTACAGGGAATTTTAACATTCATTGGAGCATGGAATAGTTTCTTATGGCCACTCATCATCGCGAATGACGAATCACTGTATACTCTATCTGTTGGCTTAGCGTTACTGCAGGGGCAGCATGGTGGGAATTACGGACTGCAAATGGCTGGAGCTACATTCATGGTCATCCCAATTATCATCATCTTCATGATTTTCCAAAAGTATATCATCGAAGGATACAATATTTCAGGTATGAAATAA